The genome window AACTTGCTACGTGAGACGCACGATTAAAGCCCAAAGCTAGACGCACGTGCAGCGAATCGCATAGTTAGATAACTTCacaaagctgaagctgaagctgaaactgaagttGAAGTCAAAGCTGGTGTCGTGTGTCGGGTGATGGCACCACAGCGGCATTTGCTGCGAGAGTGAGCAGCTTTACAGGTTCAATTCGATTTTCACGATACCCTAGAGTAAGGTTGAGTGGAAGGGTGGGGTATGAACTGCAAGAAAAGTAAGCAAAATTTTGTGGTATTTCAAATGTTGAGCACAGAATTCAGATTGAATTGCATTAAGAATAGAAACAAGAACAATCTCTTCAAACttgaataaaacaatattgaataaagtttttaatcttaaaataagatgttttttatctaaaatgcaaatttagcatAAAAGTTTTGAGATTATTTCAACCTTAAAATTTTACTTCAAGATTGTTATTTTTaggataaaaaaaaaacattaaataaataaagaataaagaatttttcaatataGATTTTTGTTCTCCCTGTGCAGActttctaaaaaatatataatattgaatttaatttatagaaaaatataaaatacatatgaatttatttaggTTTTTAGCTCTGGCTTTGAAAAAgaatacttttacttttaaatactACAATTTAAACACTAGAGAACTTGAATTGAGTTAATTATTTGAGTCACTAATTCCAAAAAGAACAAAAGTATGCCTGAATTACAATTTGCTTTGTAGTATTTAAACGGTTCTAAACTCGAATTGAATTGctttaagaatataaatagaactcataataaaatagaaataataacCATAgccacaaatttaaatttgatactaaatataatatcccaaatatattaaaatacataataacaaacaaataacagTTTTTATAACAATTGATCCCATCCCGAGAttgaaattattcaaatgttGGCATACAATGCTGACAAAATTATTGTTGAATTAAGACTTGTTTACTTCTTAGCTTTACCTTGAAGAAAAGAATACAcattgtttagtatttttagattaccaaaaatatctagaatactaaaaattttaattggcaaTAATTCTAatcgaaataatttaaatgttgacTTTCAATGTTGTCAAAAGTACGTTTGATTGGTCACCTTCTTAGCTTCACcttgaaaaaaagaaagtaaataCTGTTGTAGTATTCTGTTTGTTAAGTGCACAATACAGATTGTATCAAGAATAGCAACAGAAGTGataatagaataaataaacaatgctACAAATTTCACTtactaataaatataacatattgtATACAGcaatatatagatagatataacatacatatatatatacaaataatgcGAGATtgaattcttaaatataatttgacaTCAAgtcaagaaataatttaaaatcacGATTTGTAAGACTAAAAAAGTGTACTTGAATTAAGATATCTTTGCTCAGTATCAGAATTTTCCAGCTAGCATAGCTTCTGTTTGAgtgtacaacaaaaattagATGCTGTGCTGTACAGGGTATCGTATCAGTCGGATACTTTAACGCGTTATCATTTGCAGTTACGTGTGGCGCGTTTCGCTCGGCTTGATTACGTTTGCGTGTGGGAAAAAAGTGCAAAACTATCTCGagagtatttaaaaaattgcacATAAAATGCGATTTGACATAATTGATGCCGCATTTTAATgcttatatattgtatttttttgttgttgttgcctctatTGAGGTTGTtattgtcgtcgttgttgctgttgttgatgctgttgttatgTGTGAGTTGCATTTGTCTTATTTGGCAGCTGGCAGCCGGTAACTTGGTAACTGGCTCCCAATTTGATATTTCCTCAGCCACTCTCTGCAGTATTGAAGCTTGTGTAATACAAACATTGATTCGCCAATTCGCGTGGCTGTAATTGGCCAACAagcaatttgatttgtttaccAATTGTCTATCGACACGAATATTTCATAACAATTATGTCAACTCCGTTGTTGAGGTACGAATTTGGCAAGTGGCCAAAGCGGAAATCGTTAAGAACCACAAGTCTGAGCTAACGGTCAATTTGTGTTTAAGCCAAGCTAAAGAAATAACTGCACAAAGTGGCCATAACAATTGGCCAACTTAGAACCCAATTGTGCGGCTTTCCTtttatgcaaaaaacaaaacaaaagaggGAAGAAACGAGTGGTAAACAGCAAACTTAATTAGTagattgtttattgtttattatattattgtaatggcagcacacatacacacctaTGTTAATATATATTCCAATTGTTCAATCAACAATCAGCTGAAACGCTTAACGCGAACTAACAAGCAACGCTTTCAGCTCGATTGGAGCTGTGACTGACACAGATATGACACGATTTGTGGGGAGAGTGAGAGACGCGATGTGCATAAATGGAAAGTTAACTTATGGcttaataattacaattgaCGCCTGTCAACGCATGTAAATACTCGCACTCATTATGCACTTGTACACTGAGAGAAACTAATGAGAAGTGTGACCTATTTGAAGCAACTTTGAAAGCGGTGAAGCTCATTTAATTAGCTTGTTCTACATTAAATGCTctcttcaattaaaatttaaacaaatttcatatttatctGATTCTTAACCTGCTTTACCAAATGATGTACATCAAATTCTTGATGCGCGTATCAAACAGGTTGAATTACGATTCAAGTCACGACGCACTTAAAAGTgccacaaaaatgtataactgtatgtgtgtgtgtgtgtctgagaATTTGCTGTGTGACTTATGAAAGTGGTTATATTAAAAAGCGAGTTTGCAGCGACTGCAGCGACTAACAAATTTCACACAGATTAACCTCAAATCAAAATGGGGATAATAAAGACTGTGGACGATGATGTGCCAAAGGAGACACAAATGCAATTATGCTGGCAACATTTTAAGCTAGATTTTTATGACAAGTTAACGCTATTAGCCATGGTGAAAAAAGTAAACTAGATACGTTAAAGTGTAAGTTGATTTAATGAGGAGTAGTGTAATTGCTAgacttttcaaattttttgcatAGCTGTTggttaaagtgaaaataagATTTATAAGCAGCAGTCAAATGCGCAATAAATGAATAcatcaatcaattaaaataaacattttgttgacATATTTATCGCTACGTTTTATCAACAAAGTAATTCAAGTTATCTAagtttatacaaaaatttgttgcacACCCAACAGGCGCCATTGAAATTTTGTGTTGCCTAGTTTTAGGCTGCGCGCAATTGAAGGTCAGAAAAACTATCTTGTGAATTGCAAACGCttgcaaatttgttgtagCTACATTTTGTCGTACTTGCAGTTAGCATTAACAAATGAATGCTGTGAATGCGACACTCTGAGTGCTAGCTGTAAATCGTGAATTACAAGTACACGAATCAAACGAGCAAAGTCACAATTGAGCAATTATACATCGTCCGAGATTAGCAAAACAAGGCAATGACACTGGCAATGGCTGGCGAACAATTCAAGTACGAGTACATGAAACAAACAATTAACGTAGCATTTAGCGGATTTTTGATAAAAATCTCTGATGAATAGGATTgcttgtttattgtttttgttggtcgCTAAAACTCGTTTTTGCAGCGCATATTGCGTGTAATTTGAGGCGCCATTTATTAATCAATAGCTACCAGAAAAGGGAATTTGAGTATCGCATCATTagacaaattaattataattccAATCGCTTAATTCTAAAGAATtatgcattaaatttatttttggcaaaaccCGTTTGCGGAATTTTTGTCTACATTCGTTATTTGCGTTatctatttttgtattttttttcccTCTGAGCAATTTCAATTCGCAATGAATAATGAAGTCGGCGAGGAATCATTAAACAAGATTCtagctaattaattaatcaacatcagcagcaaaagtAGTAGCTGCATCAgctgctcagctcagctcagcgtGTCCAGCTGAGACTCCAGTGAGCTTGGCCacttcttcttcattttttaCAATTAACCAGCTGAAAGTTGTTGTCAGTTGAGGGAGCGAACGAGTCTCAACAGCAACTCTTACGTCATCAACGGgttctgtctgcctgtctagCAGCTTGTCTGGCGAATTGTTTGTTTGACAGACATGCTCTCAGAGTGagactcgctctctctctctcatgcAAAAACCGGCATGAGCTGCGAACACGCGTCGTATGAGCAATTCGCAGttgctgtcgcagtcgcagtcgctgctaGCGTCGCTGTCTCCGTCGCTGGCCATCGCTCAGCTGTTGGCCGCGGGGCGCTTGGCGCTTGATGCTTGGCGTAAACTGCGCTCATAACAAAGCCAAAGCTGGTGCGAGAAAGTTGTCGGTTCGCATGGTAAACGCGCGCATTGAAATCCAATTTAAATTccaataccaaaaacaaagctgaaaactgaaattgcgatgcaaaacaaaagcaacagcaaacactGTGTTCACAATCAAACAGTAATCAgcataaaaacattaaaactataaacaaaacacaacaagaCATCAACAAGTGCCaaaataacacaaacacataaacACAGTTAAACATACAAAACACACTTGAACAAAAGAAGACAGACAAAAGACAAACTCAGCATGGTGTTCGCATCGGTGTTGGTGTGCCAAGTGGAGAAATTGTTGTGCACACCCATCAGCTTTGCGGTGTTTGCCTTTCTTTTCATGGCCTGCACCATGGAGGTGGTGCTTCTAAAGATGACCACGAATCCTCACATCTTTGGACGGCCGCCGAACCACGAGGATGGAGACGATGGCAGCGAATACGAGGAGGATATTTACTATGAGAATCTCGAGAACAACTATGAGCATTGGGCGCGCAGACGCAGAAGAtttcatcagcaacagcaacaacttcgcattgcgcagcggcagcaacagcaacatcaataattatttgatagatagatagatattatttgtataagtTTTTGACTGAGTTTTCACCAATAGatctaaatttgaaatacgCGCAAAAATACGTAAAAAGCAGAATGGAAATAATCTTTTGATTAAAGTCAACGAATTTTATGTCTTGCGAAATTTTCTGGCAATTCATTGCaaccaaaaatgaaatgaaatgaaatgttgaTATTTTAAGCACGTTGTCAACCGTCAACTCAAAAGTTTTATATAAGTAGAAATAAAAGtacatgtatgtgtatatatttgtgagtacttgtatttgtttttcgaGTGGaaagaaatttgcataaattgtaaatgacTGACATaatcatgtgtgtgtgtgtgtgcgcgcacATTACACAATTTATCgttaatcaataaaaattagtTATAGGGTTCTGTAAGTGTGATACATAATTGTGTTTTTCCTATAAGAGCAACATGTTTAATTCATTGAATAAAAGTGCAATTGTATgttacaaacaaacaaacaaatttctgCCAGTCATCGcctttttctttactttacttttttaacTCTTCAGTTGCCAAGCGAGCTGCTTAACTGGTTTTGTCTTCcgcattttcacattttcactTACGCAACAAGAGCCAGAGGAAAAGTGTGTTTATGTGAAAATCGATACGTAAAACTAATAAGTAGATTGCTAAACTTGTTTTGGAAACATGGAAACCAATTaatatcttttgtttttcgctcgactaattataaatatttcaaaacacaaaaattataaattaatcagAATAAAATAAGAAGCATTCGCAAAAAAACGGCAACCTTCAACTCTATGTTTCAccttttaattatgaatttaacATTAACGGTTATCAAAGCTAAGGCTTAACTAACTGTTCAAAATATTCTGCGTCAGAACTCGAAGCCAATAATCATCACATACAGCAACAGAATCAAAATcagaatatattaaaaatgaaagtagACAAAAGCAATCGACTGGAATTGTGTCAAATcttgcaaaatttgcataagttcttgttcttgttattcCCCATAAAACGTCACAACTAATAATGCTTTCTtgtttgcttaaattaaattcgaaattctCTTTCTTACAGCAAAATAGTCGataagaagaaggagaagaaggagaaCGGCGAGGAGCTGCAAAGCTGCAATGTCTGCGGTGCGGACCTCGACACAAGCAGTGCCAAAAAGTAGGTGTTATCTTGTGTTTTTGTCCGCGTCACTGAACTAATTTAAAGAACCATTTTGGCAGCTATGTCACGTGTTGCACATGTGGCAAATTCGTGTGCCGTGGCATCAAGTGCGCCGACTGGCGGCCAAAGGATGCCCAATGGGAGTGCGAGCTGTGCCACAGCTCGAAGCAATCGCTGGCCCACACCTCCTCGTGGGTTGCCGAGCAAATGTGCTTCAATCAGCAGAAGTTCGTCTATCCCCTGCGGGCACGCAGCGAAGTCTACATACCCATCACAGACAGCTCAATGCGTAAGTGTTGACATACTAAAGATACCCTGGAATTCTACTAAATGTTTACCGTATTTACAGAGTTTGAGAGCGTCAGTCAAGCGGGAGCGAATAGCATGACCAACATGACGGGCGACGAACGCAACAGGATACGTGAATATGTCGAGGAAATTGTTGCCGAAATGCTTGGCAGCAATCTGGATCACATCAAAGTCGGTCAATTGTCCAAGAGCGAGAACTGTAAGTACGCAAATTCTCAGACTGAGATTATTGCTATAGATTTGATTAGTGCAAATGCAATTGTCCGTCAACGAGTACTCGAAAAGTGCAAAGCGCGACAATTTGTTCAATTGTTGCGAATTGAAAGAGCCGCTTACGGCATTATTCATCATTTGTCTACACTGTTCAGCAACAATGTTGTTTATATCAACCCATATATacttattcaaattgaaagcgATTATCGCATAAAATGCTAATTAATTGAACAGAAGTGTCTAGGTTAAATACAGCTAAAAGATCATCCAGATCTATACTAAGTATTAGTTAGGCAATCAACGAAGATCAATTTGGAAATCAAAAGCTTCAAGCTTTCGAAAAAgttcattgcatactttgtgTTGCTTGGCGAAAGCTGCAGCTTTTGGTGGGCAAAAgttcattgcatactttggTTAAACTTTTccatcacaacaacaactcgctGAATATACTCAAATCTGAATGTAATTGAACTGCACACAGACATGCAGCTGTTTGATAGATACCATGCGAAACTGAGCAACCTGCTTATCAATGTGGAGAACGCTTTGTGCGTTCGTGCGCTCAAAGGAGGTAAGTATGGAAAGCAAGGCATGTCCTTCGAGTTTGCCCCGGCATGTTGAATCACCTACCACAGCTAACCAgtattttcgttgttgttgttgttgttgttgttgttgtagcctGACTGGTAGTATAATTCAATGTTAACTAGCTCGCATCCGGCATGAATCATGACCgtaaaaattgtatatctAAAAATAACGCACGTAGTTcgttctcttttctttttcccTATATACTTGTTATCgttggcgtatacgtaatatttgaAAGAATGTAGAAATCTGCGATAATACTACCGAAATCATTGACTATCATtcagtaataaaaaaataaagagcaaGTACAAAAACGCACAGcaaagcacaacacaacacaaactaAAATCGCGGTCAATTCTCGTTGAtaacagcaacacacacacacactcacacacacacaaccaaacAGACTCTAGACAGCCGTAATAAGGCCTGATAAGCGTCTCTCTGACAGTTTTGAAGTACCGACAATACACAATACAGCGCGCAGTTGGTAATCGCAGTTGAGCATTTGTAGCCACAGTTGGCCTTAACCAGATGACAAACTGAGATACGCGCATTAATCATACGCAATGTGCGCCCAGCGACCAACTGGTTCCAATATGTTCGCAGCAGGTGTAAATTGACGATTTACACGGCTGCTCGAAACAATTCCGAACAAATTGACGAGTTTGCCAAGAGTTTTCAAGTTATTAGTTTTTTACTTGGCCTCATCATTCAAATTACAAACTCAAACATGTAAGTGCCTCgcaggcacaacaacaaacactaaTAGCAACAATCCCAAAGGCACGCTAACACGCTGATTGCAAATAAACATGTCAATCAGTTAAAGAAGAttgcataaaaataacttttagaCCAAGGAAACAAAACAATTCGAAAACTGGAATTTAGCCGACTTTAAAGtcaaacttttttttgcatgagcaacataaataatattgaagtGGCTTAtgtcataaatataattagaaatattataaaaatacaaaattatagaGACTAggttttatttatgaatactaatgtatattttttaacatatttatgaattataattttcgatACTTTTTCAAAACATTCGCAAAAGTGTCTGTAGACCACAAATATCGAAATGCTCATCATCGAAAAGCGAACTGTTTGTATGGCATTACAGAGATATGCCGCTGTTTAAGTATGTGTGAGACTTCGTTAGGTGTTTAGGTGAGCACTTTGCAGTTGTGTGCGAGAGAGTTGCTTTGGCGCTCACACGGAGATTGTTGTGTGTTGATGGCAGTTGCTCGAAGCAACGCGCTCCGATCGCAACGTTTTTGGCAGCAAAACGAGTCGCcggctaaaaaaaatataaaatagtaatcaacaaaattataaaaagaaagaaggaaAGAAAAACGTTATTAACGCGTAGAGCAAAGtaaaagccaaaaaccaaaatcatAAAAGTGATAATgataacataaaaattaagaagttcccccaacaaaaaaaaaagacactCGTAAATCAGCGCTTGAGATCGCTGTTATATGCTTGCTTTGCGCATGCAGATAACagataacacacacacacaacacacacacttagacaTTCTTAGAGATATGCGAAATTTGAAAAGGCAGTTCATAAGTTATCGCCAACCTTGACCcccaaatcaaaaaataagtacaacaaatttttgcaGAGCTTCAAACGTGTCACAAAAAGGCAGAAAGCAGGggaaaatgtttaaacaacgttaataaatattaatgacaGCCCATCGGCTAATCCCCAGCAACAAATTATGCGCACAGATTATGCAAATCGTGAGCCTCAAGCACgaactttaataaaaattaaaaagaaactaCTAACGTTTACGctataaaatgtgaaaatgctAGAACAAAAGTTAATCGCAgagttttaatatatataactttCGTAATTATCTGATCCCGAATTGAACTGTGAACTGAACTgtgaactaaaaaaaaaaaacaaaagctgaaCCTGAACTTGACTTGTTTTGTACCTTGTACACAGAGAGTACAGAATACAGAATATTTACATGATCTAATAGGTCTGTTAGTCCGGTTTAATGGCTGTGCTTCATTAATGCCAGACGTAGTATGCTAAGTGAGATACATTTCAATCTTTTGACAAGCAGCAAAACCCAATGAATGAGTAACGGCAACGAAGCGTTAGacaataacacaaaaaaaaaaagaaataaacataataacgAAATGCGAAATAGATAGATGGAATTACAAGTAGGAATATGTCAGAAAGGCGTCGAAACAACGATAAAGAAATTTACGGGGCCttttgtaaaacaaaatagatAAGTTTGGGTTCAGGTTCAGgttattaattatgtttacCGCAACCAAACATTAGCCGAATGATGAGCCCACAATAGGATTTGcaaatgtgttgttgttgtcagtgtgcgtgtgtgtgtgtgtgaatacgATTTGCTGGCTGAGTAAGCCAATACCTGGGGGCTCTTGACTGCTCAAGCGAACAGAATTGTATTaatgttttggtattttgctGTGCGACAACGccgcgtatgcgtaatttgaCTTATGCAGTTGCGAAGCGTAAAGCTTATTAATTAAACTAAAGATAGATATAAATATCTATGCACAGgccaaaagcaaatacaacTAAGCAAATAAGCGAATAAGCCAAGTGATTCATATGTAACTCAATTGAATattgtgagtgcgtgtgtgtgtgtggagcgTGCATGCAGCATGGACTTTACGTTGGGCCTCGTAACGGGCATGTATGCCGTTTTGGCCGTAATTATATTCTACGTGGTTTACGTCATTGAGGTGAAATTAGGTATGCCTTTCAACTAAAAATACTCGTAACCTATGATAAACACtcaaacacactcactcatCTCTCTCACTCAAATACTCAATCACTTtctacactcacactcgcCAGATAATTGCgacttttcacttttccattATGCATTCCGTTGTTCGTTGTACGTTTTGTTAACCTAACTGACTTTCGTGCTAACACTATTGAGTTTATTTTAGTCGTAGAGCATTCTAAGACTCGAAGCTTTGTTGACCATTTCGCATGCTTACAGATTTGCCCGCCATTgtcaacggcaacagcaacaataacaacaataataacaacaccaacagcagcaacaacaacagtggcaacaacaatgagctGTCGGACATTTCGCAGACGCGACTGCGCAATCTTATTGAGAGCATCATTGCGGAGACGCTGCGCACTGGGGCAAACACCTTGGGTCCCAGCGCAGCTGTTTCGGAGATAAGTCTGGACACCCGCTCGACTGGACAGctcagcaatggcaacaagcGGCGCCATCGCACCGAGCACTATTTCGAGCCAAAGATCTATCAGGATCTGTTGGCCACAGCGGTGCTCAATAAGGTAAGAATCAAGtaaagtgtatgtgtgtgtggcaactgTTGCACATCTTCTGCGCATGGCTGACACGCTGACCTCGCTTGTATTTAATCCCTTCAATCCCTTCTGGCAAATTTCCGCCAGTTAGTTGGGCACTTTTTGGGCTTCGCGTGTGGCACCAAAACTAGTGCCACAGTCGCTAGTTTCGCTAATTAGTTGCTGACCATTGTTACAAGCGTGCAGACGCATTCAACGGACTATCTGACAACGAATTCAACTAAAGCGTTAATTGGATCAAATTCTAGAGTTTTCTCATAGATAATTGCTTTGTCTTGGCCATGGCAGAGCCTGCGCAgcatgtaaatattataaacaatttcaaaagttAACCATCTAATTACGACTTGTACTCGTAAGTTCCTCAAAACAAGTATCTTATCAGCGGAGTACACATATCATTCTGACTTAACATAAGTTGCTTAACTTATTGATTAGTTGCCATTGGCAGCAAAATCTTAGACAATTTTCACGCTGCGTCACGCTACCATCGATCTAAATCTGAGTACAGCCATGACGTCACAAACTAAACAATGGTTGAAGTCACCAACCACAACATAATAGATATTCAACACATTTAGCCGGTTGCAAAGTCAGCAAAGT of Drosophila nasuta strain 15112-1781.00 chromosome 3, ASM2355853v1, whole genome shotgun sequence contains these proteins:
- the LOC132789755 gene encoding uncharacterized protein LOC132789755, with amino-acid sequence MVFASVLVCQVEKLLCTPISFAVFAFLFMACTMEVVLLKMTTNPHIFGRPPNHEDGDDGSEYEEDIYYENLENNYEHWARRRRRFHQQQQQLRIAQRQQQQHQ